A genomic region of Arachis stenosperma cultivar V10309 chromosome 9, arast.V10309.gnm1.PFL2, whole genome shotgun sequence contains the following coding sequences:
- the LOC130950750 gene encoding glycerol-3-phosphate dehydrogenase [NAD(+)] isoform X1 yields the protein MAPAALEAQSQQKEETVAHNSVLSSSSVNDTTHRSKVSVIGSGNWGSVASKLIASNTFRLNSFHDEVRMWVYEETLQSGEKLTDAINRTNENVKYLPGIKLGNNVVADPDLENTVRDANMLVFVTPHQFMEGICKRLVGKIRADAEAISLVKGMEVKMEGPCMISSLISQILGISCSVLMGANIANEIAVEKFSEATVGYRQNRDVAERWVQLFYTPYFIVTAVQDVEGVELCGTLKNVVALAAGFVDGLEMGNNTKAAIMRLGLREMKAFSKLLFPSVKDSTFFESCGVADLITTCLGGRNRKVAEAYAKNGGRRSFDELEAEMLQGQKLQGVSTAREVYEVLSHRGWLELFPLFATVHEISSGLLPPSAIVEYSEKQVRSF from the exons ATGGCTCCAGCAGCTTTGGAGGCTCAATCTCAACAAAAGGAAGAGACTGTGGCTCATAACAGCGTCTTGAGCAGTAGCAGTGTCAATGACACTACACACAGATCGAAGGTTTCTGTTATTGGTAGTGGCAACTGGGGCAGTGTTGCTTCTAAGCTCATTGCCTCCAACACCTTCAGGCTGAACTCATTCCATG ATGAAGTAAGGATGTGGGTGTATGAGGAGACATTACAAAGTGGTGAGAAACTCACTGATGCCATCAACCGAACCAAT GAAAATGTCAAATATCTCCCTGGAATCAAGCTTGGCAATAATGTTGTTGCAGATCCAGATCTTGAAAATACTG TAAGGGATGCGAACATGTTAGTCTTTGTGACTCCACATCAATTTATGGAAGGAATATGCAAAAGGCTTGTTGGGAAAATAAGAGCAGATGCTGAGGCTATTTCCCTTGTCAAAGGGATGGAGGTGAAGATGGAAGGCCCATGTATGATCTCTAGTCTCATCTCTCAGATACTCGGAATCAGTTGTTCTGTTTTAATGGGGGCCAACATAGCAAATGAG ATAGCTGTAGAGAAGTTTAGTGAAGCAACTGTTGGATACCGGCAGAACAGAGACGTCGCCGAGAGATGGGTTCAGTTGTTTTATACTCCATATTTCATTGTCACAGCT gTCCAGGATGTTGAAGGAGTTGAACTGTGTGGAACACTGAAAAATGTTGTGGCCTTAGCAGCAG GTTTTGTTGATGGCCTGGAGATGGGAAACAATACGAAA GCTGCAATCATGCGACTTGGTCTTAGAGAGATGAAGGCATTTTCGAAGTTGTTGTTTCCATCTGTTAAGGACAGCACATTTTTCGAGAGCTGTGGTGTGGCGGACCTTATCACAACTTGCT TGGGTGGTCGAAACAGGAAAGTTGCTGAGGCTTATGCAAAGAATGGGGGAAGGAG GTCTTTCGATGAGCTCGAGGCAGAGATGCTGCAAGGCCAGAAATTGCAG GGTGTTTCAACTGCAAGAGAGGTTTATGAGGTTCTCAGCCACCGCGGATGGCTAGAATTGTTTCCTCTCTTCGCAACCGTTCATGAGATAAGCAGTGGCTTACTTCCACCATCAGCCATAGTTGAGTACAGTGAGAAGCAAGTCAGGTCCTTTTGA
- the LOC130950750 gene encoding glycerol-3-phosphate dehydrogenase [NAD(+)] isoform X2, with protein MWVYEETLQSGEKLTDAINRTNENVKYLPGIKLGNNVVADPDLENTVRDANMLVFVTPHQFMEGICKRLVGKIRADAEAISLVKGMEVKMEGPCMISSLISQILGISCSVLMGANIANEIAVEKFSEATVGYRQNRDVAERWVQLFYTPYFIVTAVQDVEGVELCGTLKNVVALAAGFVDGLEMGNNTKAAIMRLGLREMKAFSKLLFPSVKDSTFFESCGVADLITTCLGGRNRKVAEAYAKNGGRRSFDELEAEMLQGQKLQGVSTAREVYEVLSHRGWLELFPLFATVHEISSGLLPPSAIVEYSEKQVRSF; from the exons ATGTGGGTGTATGAGGAGACATTACAAAGTGGTGAGAAACTCACTGATGCCATCAACCGAACCAAT GAAAATGTCAAATATCTCCCTGGAATCAAGCTTGGCAATAATGTTGTTGCAGATCCAGATCTTGAAAATACTG TAAGGGATGCGAACATGTTAGTCTTTGTGACTCCACATCAATTTATGGAAGGAATATGCAAAAGGCTTGTTGGGAAAATAAGAGCAGATGCTGAGGCTATTTCCCTTGTCAAAGGGATGGAGGTGAAGATGGAAGGCCCATGTATGATCTCTAGTCTCATCTCTCAGATACTCGGAATCAGTTGTTCTGTTTTAATGGGGGCCAACATAGCAAATGAG ATAGCTGTAGAGAAGTTTAGTGAAGCAACTGTTGGATACCGGCAGAACAGAGACGTCGCCGAGAGATGGGTTCAGTTGTTTTATACTCCATATTTCATTGTCACAGCT gTCCAGGATGTTGAAGGAGTTGAACTGTGTGGAACACTGAAAAATGTTGTGGCCTTAGCAGCAG GTTTTGTTGATGGCCTGGAGATGGGAAACAATACGAAA GCTGCAATCATGCGACTTGGTCTTAGAGAGATGAAGGCATTTTCGAAGTTGTTGTTTCCATCTGTTAAGGACAGCACATTTTTCGAGAGCTGTGGTGTGGCGGACCTTATCACAACTTGCT TGGGTGGTCGAAACAGGAAAGTTGCTGAGGCTTATGCAAAGAATGGGGGAAGGAG GTCTTTCGATGAGCTCGAGGCAGAGATGCTGCAAGGCCAGAAATTGCAG GGTGTTTCAACTGCAAGAGAGGTTTATGAGGTTCTCAGCCACCGCGGATGGCTAGAATTGTTTCCTCTCTTCGCAACCGTTCATGAGATAAGCAGTGGCTTACTTCCACCATCAGCCATAGTTGAGTACAGTGAGAAGCAAGTCAGGTCCTTTTGA